The sequence below is a genomic window from Cobetia sp. cqz5-12.
TCACTGGATGGTGAGGGGCCGTTTTCGTTCCGAGGGCTTGCGTTCGCGTACCAGTGGCTCAGGCCAGGACCTGTTGACCCACTGCCAGACGCTGACAGCACTTGATGATCTGCTCGCGGATCCAGCGGTGCGCCGGGTCCTTCTGATAGCGGCGATGCCAGCTCAGATGGAAGGGGAAGGAGGCGAAGGCCACGGGTGGCGCCACACGGGTGACGGCGAACTGGCGACAGAAATGCTGGCATAGTCCGGTGGGCAGGCTCGCGATCAGCGGCGAGCGTTCCAGCAGGGAAGGCACGGCCATGAAGTAGGTGACCGCCAGGGCCACCTCACGCTTGAGCCCCTGGCCCTCGAGTTGCTTGAAGATGCCACTTTTCAGGCGGGTATGCGGCTGAACCAGCACATGGGCGTGCTGCTCGAAGTCCGCCTTGCTCATGCGGCCCTCGCCATCCAGACGCTCCAGCAAAGGATGGCCATTGCCCACCAGGCAGTCGATGCCTTCCGTGATCACTTCCCTGACCACCAGATTCTCGGGCGGGTCGACCTGACGCCCGAAAGCGAGGTCCGTCGTGCCGCTCATCACGCCGGCTTCGCTCATGTCCTGCGAGAGGCGGCGTACCTGAATGGTGATGCCCGGTGCCTGTTCACGCAGGATCGTCGCCAGTTGCGGCAATATCAGCACTTCGAAGTAGTCGTTGGCGGCGATCTCGAAGTGACGGTTCTCGGTGGTGTGGTCGAAGTGTCGCTCGCTGTTGATCAGGCCATCGAGATCGGTCAGCGCCGCCTCGATGGTCGGGAACAGGTGATCGGCTTTCTCGGTGGGGCGCATGCGCTGACGGTCACGGATGAACAGTGGGTCATTGAACAGTTCGCGCAGCCTGGATAGCGCGGCGCTCACCGAGGGCTGACTCAGGTGCAGGCGCTCGCCGGCGCGGGTGACGTTCTGCTCGAGATACAGCGCATGGAAGGTGCGCAGGAGGTTGAGGTCGTAGTTGAGCTTCATGATGACTACCAGAGCAGGCGGAATGTCGCGGAGTGTCTCGGCTGCACTCGGGCGAGTGAGCACTATTTGTCTGGATGATAGCAGCTATCCACACTATCGATTATCGCGATGGGGAACTCAGGCGGTAGGCTGACCATCACAGCAAAACGAGTGATCAGAGCATGACGAGTGATTCAAGCGACCCACAGGAGCGACCCATGAGTGATGTGAAGACCGAAGCCCAAGGGGAAAAGATCGTACTGATCACCGGCGCCTCCAGCGGTATCGGCGAGGCCACCGCACGTACCCTGGTCAAGGCCGGGCACAAGGTCGTTGCGACCGCCCGCCGCAAGGAGCGCCTCGATGCGCTCGTCGAGGAGCTGGGCAGCGACAAGGTGCTGGCGATCGCCGCGGATGCGACGGACTACGATCAGCTCGCCAAGGTCGTCGAACAGGCCGTCGCGCATCATGGCCGTCTGGATGTGGCGTTCGCCAATGCCGGCACCGGCGTCAGCCAGGCTGGCACCGAGAATGGCGATCCCGAGGAGTGGAAGCGAGTCATCGACATCAACATCAATGCGCTGCTGTGGACCGCCCACGCGACCCTGCCGCACCTGAGAGAGCGCAAGGGCCACTTCATCCTCACCAGTTCCGTGGCCGGTCGCGCCAACCATGCGGGCTCCATCTACAGTTCGAGCAAGTGGTTCGCCTACGGCTTCGGCCAGAACCTGGCGATGGAAATGGCCGAGTGGCAAGGCCGCTGCACCACCATTACCCCGGGCATGGTCAATACCGCCTTCTTCGATCAGCCCAAGCCGGACAAGCTGGACCCGCAGGATGTGGCGGATGCCGTGCTCTACGCCATCAGTGCCTCGCCGCGTGCCAATATCCGCGAAGTTCATCTGATGCCAACCTACTGATCTGGCAAGTCAGGACCTTCACCGCTGATCTTCTGAAACGGATGTGCATGACCATCTTGAACTGAGCGAAATGAGCACTATTTATCTCAGTGATAGTGGCTATCCGGACTATCGATTTTGTCGATGGTGAAGAGGGCAGTAAGGTGGATTCAATACGAGGCGAGCGATTCGCCGACGACACGTTTCACACGTTACCGCTGCGGGCAGTCCCGAGCGTATGAAGGAGAGCATCATGAGCAAGGTTCTGGTGGTAGTGACATCCCACGATACGCTGGGTGACACGGGCAAGAAGACAGGCTTCTGGCTGGAAGAGCTGGCGGCTCCCTACTACGTCATGAAGGACGCCGGTATCGAGGTGACGCTGGCCTCTCCCAAGGGTGGTCAGCCGCCGCTGGACCCGGCAAGCCAAGGCGAGGACTTCCAGACCGACGCCACGCGTCGTTTCGATCAGGATGAGGCGGCCAAGCAGGACCTCGCCACCACCGCCGTGCTGGCAGACATGAAGGTCGAAGACTTCGACGCCATCTTCTACCCGGGTGGCCACGGCCCGCTATGGGATCTCACCAACGACGCGGATTCCATCCGTCTGATCGAGCAGTTCCATGCGGCCGGCAAGCCGGTCAGCTCCGTCTGCCACGCCCCGGCAGTGCTGCTGAACGCCCGCAAGCCTGATGGCACTCCCTTCGTGGATGGTGTGCGTGTCACCGGCTTCACCAATGGCGAAGAAGAAGGTGTCGGCCTCACCAATGTCGTGCCGTTCCTGGTCGAAGATGCCCTGCAGCAGAAAGGCGGCATCTATGAGAAGAAGGCCGATTTCACCTCCTTCGCGATTCAGGATGGTCTGATCATCACCGGTCAGAATCCGATGTCTTCCGAAGGCGTCGCTGAGCTGCTGATCGACAGTCTCAAGAAGTAGATCAGGCGAGTTCAGGCTCCATGAAGAACCCCGCTACCGGGTCACCGGTAGCGGGGTTTTCGCGTCTATTGCGCATCGAATGGCAGGATTTACTCCAGAACGGGAGCGCGAGGTGTCAGCCCATGCCTGCCCAGTGGCGTCATCATCGGCTTGCCGGTGACGGGGTCGGGCGAGATGTGACTTTGCATGCCGAAAACGTCTTTCACCATCTCGCGCGTCAGGACTGTCTCGGGGCTGCCGTGGGCGTAGATGCGGCCCTCGGATAGTGCGATCAGCACATCGGCATAGCGTGCCGCCAGGTTCAGTTCGTGCAGCACCATCACGATGGTCGTGCCTCTGGCATGGTTGAGGTCTGTCAGCAGGTCAAGCACTTCCACCTGATGATTGATGTCGAGAAAGGTGGTCGGCTCATCAAGCAACAGGATGTCGGTCTGTTGAGCGAGGGCCATGGCGATCCAGACGCGTTGGCGCTGCCCGCCGGAGAGCTCATCCACCGGGCGCTCCGCCAATGAGGCGGTATCCGTGGCGTTGAGGGCTTCCAGCACGGCGCTATCGTCCTCATGACGCCAGCGCTGGAACAGCTTTTGATGGGGGTGGCGCCCTCGACAGACGAGGTCGAGCACCGTGATGCCTTCCGGCGCGATCGGTGATTGAGACAGCAAGCCCAATCGCTGTGCCAGCTGGCGGGCCGGCAGGCGATGGATCGACTTGCCGTCCAGCAGGACCTCGCCGCGGGCGGGCGTCAGTAGCCGTGAGAGCGTGCGTAGCAACGTCGACTTGCCGCAGGCATTTGCACCAACGATGGCCGTTGTCTTGCCTGGCGCGATGTCGAGATCGATACCGGAAAGCACCGGACGTTCGGCATAGCCAGCCGCGAGGTCTGTCACGCCCAGGCCTGAAGTGCAGGAAGAAGGCTGCGTCATGAGGAAGCTCCGCGCTGGTTTTCACGAATCACGAGATAGAGCAGGAAGGGCGCACCGAGTACACCGGTCACCACGCCCACTGGATAGCGGGCCGGGAGCAGAAATTGTCCGATGAAGTCTGCGACCAGCATCAAGAGCGCACCGATCATCGCTGCTGGCACCAGTACGGAACCCTGATGGTGAAACAGTCGTGTCGCGACAGGGCCGCTCAGGAAGGCCACGAAGGCGACCGGGCCAGCTATGGCAGTTGCGCAGGCCACCAGGCCGACAGCGGAAATGATGATGCCCAGACGTGTCATGGACAGTCGCACACCCAGTCCGGATGCCATGTCATCGCCCATGCGCAGAACTTCCAGATTCCGGCTCAGCAGCAACAGGATGCCCCCCAGCAGGCCAAACACGCTACCCAGCGGCACCACCTGGCTCATGGTCACGCTGTTGAGACTGCCCGTCATCCAGCGCAGGGCCTCCTGAAGTGACCAGCTGGGTGCCTGGGTCAATACATAGGCGGTGATGCTCTGCAGCATGGCGCCCAGCCCGATGCCTACCAGAATCAGGCGTGCACCGGCCACGCCATTGCGCCATGACAGTGCGTAGATCAAGCCCGCGACGCCCAGCGCTGCCAGTACCGCGATCACTGACACGGCAGTGCCACTCAGCGACAGCATCACGATGGCGAAGACCGCAGCAGCGCTGGCACCGGCACTGATGCCGATGATGTCCGGGCTCGCCAGCGGGTTGCGCAGCAGACTCTGGAAGGCGGCTCCGCCCAGACCAAAACAGCCACCTGCCAGCACCGCGACCAGCGCGCGAGGCAGGCGCAGCTCGCCCACGATGAAGCTTGCACCTGCGACCGGCTCGCCCCACAGCACACGCAGTACCGTCAGTGGGGAGATAAAGCTTTGGCCTTGTACCAGAGTGAGGCTGAAGGCCGTCACCAGGACCGCGAACAGGCACCAGGATTTGCGCCTTCTGGCATCCTGGCGAGATTTACGCAGTGCCCGCATCTCCCGGTGGCCGCAGTGGGCGCGTGGGCGCAGGGGCGTCAGGTAGGGCCGGTGAGAGTCATCAAGCGATGCGTGCGTCACCTGCTGCGCCGTCTCATCCTCAGGCTGGGAAGAGCGACGAGAAGAAAAGGCAGTCACAGTGATTTCACCTTGTGGCGACGTACGATCCAGAGAAAGGCGGGGGCGCCAACCAGCGCTGTCATGATGCCGACATCGAGTTCGGCAGGGCGGGCGATCAGCCGGCCCGCGATATCGGCCGACGTCAGCAACAGCGCCCCGGCCAGCGCCGACAGCGGGACTACCCAGCGGTAATCACTGCCGACCACTAGACGGCAGACATGCGGCACGACAAGGCCGACAAAGGCGATGGGGCCACATACGGCGGTGATGCCGCCGCAGAGTAGAATCGCCCCCAGCGCCGCCATGAGGCGGACAAGAGCGACTCGCTCGCCGAGCCCGCTGGCCATGTCATCACCGAGCGCGAGCATGTTCAGCTTGCGTGCTGAAAGCCCGCAGATCAGCAGGCCGCTGATCACGAAGGGCAGGGCAGGCGTGATCTGATCCAGCGTCGCGCCACCCACGCCACCGATCAGCCACGACTGGATCAAGCCTCCGATGTCGGCGCGCGGAAGGATGATGGCCGAGGTCAAGGAACTCAGTGCTGCTGACACGACGGCACCGGATAGCGCCAGTCTCAAAGGGGTGGCGCCACCTCGGCCGAGACTGGCGATCAGATAGACCACCACGGCGCTCACGCCTGCCCCGACAATGGCCAGCCATAGATAGTCGCTGGCCAGCTCGATGCCGAACCAGGCGATGCCGATCACCACTGCCAGTGCGGCACCGGCATTCACGCCAAGTAGCCCCGGGTCTGCCAACGGGTTGCGGGTCACTCCCTGCATGGCCGCTCCTGAAACGCCCAGTGCCGCACCGGCCATGATGGCCAGCAGCGTGCGTGGTAGACGGCTGGCGACAGCCGCCTCCGCCATCGTATCGAGAGAGCCATCCAGCAGCCCGGTGATATCGGACCAGCTCGTTGCCCGCGCGCCGAACATCACTGACAACGTCATGACAGCGCCCAACGCCAGCACCAGTCCCAGCGTTCCCAGCCAGCGCCGCTTGCGGGAAGCGGCGCGCCCGGTGAGATCAGTCGGCCTTGTTGGCGGCGATGGACAACAGGTCAACATAATCGTCGAGTACCCAGGGAATCGAGAGGGGGGTGGGGTTGGCGGCCGTGCCCATCGGGCCGTTTTCCAGCAACACCACGGCGTCCTGTTGGATGGCCGGCAGGCGTGAGGTCAGCAGGTGCTCGTTGAGGCGGTCAACCAGTGCCTGGCCGCCATAGGTCAGCACGATATCGACATCGGCCAGCTCATCGAGGCGCTCTGCACTGATCTGACCGGCAAAGCGGCCATCGACGGCGGTCTCGGTGACGAACTGTGGCGAGACCATGCCCAGTTCGTGGAAGAAACGCACCCGGGCATCGTTGTCGTTGTAGAAGGCGATGCGGCTAAGATTGGTCGGGTCGATATGGCTGATCACGATGATCGACTTGCCCTGGATCTCCGGGTGACTTGCGACATTCTCGGCGACCTGCGCCTCAAGACGCTCGATCAGCGCTTCGCCCTCGGCGGCCATGCCCATGCCGGCACTGTCGAGGCGAATCATGTCACGCCAGCTGGAAGACCAGCGCGGGCCCGGACGAGCCACGACAGGGGCGATCTTGCTCAGGGTGTTGTAGTCGGCCTCGCTGAGTCCGGAATAGGCGGCGAGAATCACGTCCGGCTCGCTCGCGGCCACGGCCTCGAAGTCGATACCATCCCCTTCGTCATACAGATTGGCGGCGTCACCCCCCAGTTCGTCCAGTCGTGCCTTGACCCACGGCATCATGCCGTCGCCATCATCATCTCCGAATGCCTGGCGGGGGAAGCCCACCGGCACGACGCCCAGTGCCAACGGCACTTCATGATTGGCCCAGGCGACGGTGGCGATACGTTGGGGCTTCTTCTCGATGACGGTGGTGCCGAAAGCATGCTGGATGGTGAGTGGATACTGAGCCGTTGTCTCGGTGACATCTGAGACAAGCGAGGAGGTATGGGTGTCAGCCTGTGAAGAGTGTGACTCGTGTGCCTGGGCGGCAGGCATGAAACAAGTGGCCATGACGGCCAGGCCAATGGCGCAGGAAAGTCGCGTGCGTCGCAAGGGAGAATCCTTTTGTGATCGTGTCGCGGTGGATACCGCCATCAAGATGAGACCAGACAGACCCTGTCGGTGAGGGCCTGTCTGGTCGTCGGATACAGAGAAGGTTCGTACAGGGAATGCTCGACTCAGAAGTCGTAGGTCATGCTCAGCAACGCACTACGCGGCGCGCCGTACAGGTACTGGCTGTAGAAGCCCTGCTGCGTGTAGTACTCCTCATCGAAGAGGTTGGACACGTTGAGCTGAGTGCTGAAGTTGTCATTGAAGCGATAGCGCGCCATGGCGTTGGCGAGGAAGACATCGCCCTGTCCGACCTTCTCGCTACCGGTGGGCGTGTCGGCATTGCGATAGGTATCGCCCTGCCAGGTGCCGCCGGCGCCCAGAGTCAGGCGTGACCAGTCGCCGGGCAGCTGCCAGGTGGCATAGACCTTGGCCTGCTGGCGTGGATAGCTGGTATTGAGCTGGCTGCCATCGGAATCCTCGGCATCCACCAGTGCGTAGCTGGCGGAGAGATTGATGCCCGGCGCGACTTCACCGGCCACTTCCAGCTCGAAGCCCTCGACCACGGCACCGTCGGACTCGGTGTAGGCCTGATCGGTGGTGCCGTCGACATAGACGCCTGGAATCTCGACGGCCAGATTGTCCTGCTCGCTGCGGAAGACGGCGAAGGACACGTCTGCGCGGTCATTGAACAGCTCGGCCTTCAGGCCCGCTTCATAGCTGGTGCCTTCCAGCGGATCGAGCAGGGCACCATCGGGGGCACGCTCACTCTGGGTGTTGAAGATCTGCGTATAGCTCGTGTAGGCGGTGAGGTTGTCGGTGATATCGACGATCAGGCCGGCATAGGGCGTGAATTCGTCGTTGTACTCATAGCTGCGCTCACCGCGATAGTCCTGGTCGATCTCCCAATCCGTCAGGCGGGCACCGAGGATCAGGTGCACGGGGTCTGCCAGCGAGAAACGCGTGACGGCGTAGAAGCCTTCCTGCTGGGTCTCGGTGTCGTCCGTCAGGCCCCACTCGCCCCATTCGGGCTCGGCCAGTGCCGGGTCGTCACGATCAGTGAAGCTGCCCAGCGCCGGTACACTGCCGGCCGGGGTGCGACTCCAGATCTCGTATTCTTCCTTGAGCTGCATGTAGCCGAAGCCCAGCTGATGCTCGCGACCGAACAGCTTGAAGGGGCCCTCGGCGCTCAGGTTGAGGTTCTTCTGGGTGCGATCACCGCGATAGTCGACCAGATAGGAGGTGGTCGGATACTGTCGATTGCTGTCGTAGTAGAGGATGCCGTTGTCACGATCCACGTAACCGCCGCGGTAGTTGTAGGTGAGCCCGTAGTTGGCATCGCCATGGCTGTAGGCTGCCGTTGCCTTCCAGCCATTGGCGAAGTAGTGGGTAAGGTCCGCGAAGCCACGCGTGTTTTCGGTGAAGAAGTGCGCCCATTCGGTATTGTTGGCGACTGACTGATCGAAATCGGTGCGCGTGCCATCGGTGTAGTAGAGCGGCACGCCCAGATAGGCGCCGTCCTGGTCGTAGCGCTGATACTCGACGCCGACGTTCAGCTCGGTGTCCGGTGTCAGTTCGGCGGCGATCACGCCATACAACGTCTCGCGATCGTTCTCGACATCATCCATGAAGCTGTCGGAGCGGTCCTTGGCGGCCACGAAGCGTACGCCGACCTTGCCGGCGTCATCCAGAGGTGTGCTGACATCCACTACACCACGACGGCGGTCCCAGCTACCCACGGCACCGGTCACGCTGGCGGCGGCTTCATCCAGCGGCTTCTTGCGCACGAAGTTGACGGTGGCGGACGGATCGCCCACGCCAGTCATCAGGCCGGTGGCGCCGCGGACGACCTCGACACGATCGTAGATGGCGGTATCCCACTCGGCGTCGCCGAAGGGCCAGAAGCCGCTGGTGTTGCTCTGCTGACCATCGAACTGGAAGTTGCGGATGGTATAGCCGCGTGACTGGAAGCTGGCGCGTGTGCCATCGAGACGATTGGAAGACACCCCCGGAAGGCGATTGACGGCTTCCGTGGTGCTGGTCAGCGCCTCGTCGTCCATCTGCTGGCGGGTCAGAAAGCTGACAGACTGAGGTGTCTCGCGCGGTGACAGCGTCAGGCCATTGGCGCTGGTGCTGGAGCCGACCGTGTACGTCTGTGTCTCTTCTGTAGTGCCGGTTTGTGCTTCGCCGACGATGGTCATCGACTCCAGTTTTTGCGTCTCGTCCGCGAAGGCGGTGGCGCTGAGGAGTGAGGACGTCGCGAGGGCGATGGAGATAGCGAGTGGCGAGCGAGTAAAACCTGGACGGCGGAGTGAGTGAGCCAAGATTGCGTTCCCTGATTGTTTATAATAATCATTATTATTTACCCGCTGGCGGCACTTTTGTTTTGCGAAATGCCAGACTCGCTTTGCGGGATGCCAAGAATGAAAATTTCGGGGAACTTCATGAGCCTGGCGTGGTGCTATCGGGCGATGGGGCTGGTCATGTGTCAGGACAGAAACGCTACCCGCTGACATGTACGAGCCTCATATTCGGGCCGCGCGTTCGATACCTTCAGGCCATGCACGCAAGCGCCATACTGAAACGCCCCGCGACCGTTCATCCGGTCGCGGGGCGTTTGGTTTCAGGCCTGTTGCTCTTGGGCTGCCGCTCTTTAGCTTGTGGTGCAGGGCGGCTCAGGGGGTTTGGATCAGGGGTTACGGCACGCTCACTCGCGCTCCACCCACGCCTTCCAGCCGCCGTACTCGCTGATGTCCGTCATCGGTAGGCCGCTGTCAGCGGAGACCGAGCAGATGAAGCCCGCGACCCAGCGGCCGTCTTCGAGCTCGATCTGACCCAGCCCCAGCGGGAAGGGGATGCCGGCGAGGAAGCTGCCGACACTGGCAATGGGCAGAGACCAGACCTCCAGCGCGATGCTGGTGCCGTCTTGCGGGGCGCGCAGCATGGCCGGTTTGGCGGGTGTCGCGTCATCCAGTTGATAGAGGCGGTAGCTCGGGGCGCTGTGAGTGCGGGCGACCAGGCGAGCATCGCGCTGGGTGAGCTGATGATTGAGCGGCATGCCAGTGAGGTGCGCGCCGCAGACCGCGATCTCGACTCGGCCATTCTGCGCCATCGGCAGATCGCTGTCGGCGAGGCGAGCCTGGGGGCGGGCAACGGCGCTGGCGCCCAGCGGCAGCGCGAATTCCTTCTCGAGCAGCCGGGCGATGCTGAGCAGTTGCAGGTCTTCAAAGGCGGGCGCGAACAGTGTCACGCCGCCGGGCAGGCCCTGGCTGTTGAAACCGACCGGTACGGCCAGTGCGCTCAGGTCCAGCAGGTTCATGAAGTTGGTCCAGGTGCCAAGCTCCGAATTGACCGCGATCGGTGCCTCGGCCAGCTCCGCCTTGGTGGGTAGACGCGGCGTGGTCGGGGCCAGCATCACATCCACCTGCGCGAGCAGGGCATCGGCCTGACGGCGATATTCGGCCAGCTGATAGCGCGCATCGAAGGCATCCACCGCCAGCGGCGTGGCGCCGCCGAGGGTGATCTCGCGCGTGACCGGATGCAGGGCCTCGGGATTGCGCTCGATCAGCTCGCGCAC
It includes:
- a CDS encoding type 1 glutamine amidotransferase domain-containing protein, whose translation is MSKVLVVVTSHDTLGDTGKKTGFWLEELAAPYYVMKDAGIEVTLASPKGGQPPLDPASQGEDFQTDATRRFDQDEAAKQDLATTAVLADMKVEDFDAIFYPGGHGPLWDLTNDADSIRLIEQFHAAGKPVSSVCHAPAVLLNARKPDGTPFVDGVRVTGFTNGEEEGVGLTNVVPFLVEDALQQKGGIYEKKADFTSFAIQDGLIITGQNPMSSEGVAELLIDSLKK
- a CDS encoding FecCD family ABC transporter permease codes for the protein MTAFSSRRSSQPEDETAQQVTHASLDDSHRPYLTPLRPRAHCGHREMRALRKSRQDARRRKSWCLFAVLVTAFSLTLVQGQSFISPLTVLRVLWGEPVAGASFIVGELRLPRALVAVLAGGCFGLGGAAFQSLLRNPLASPDIIGISAGASAAAVFAIVMLSLSGTAVSVIAVLAALGVAGLIYALSWRNGVAGARLILVGIGLGAMLQSITAYVLTQAPSWSLQEALRWMTGSLNSVTMSQVVPLGSVFGLLGGILLLLSRNLEVLRMGDDMASGLGVRLSMTRLGIIISAVGLVACATAIAGPVAFVAFLSGPVATRLFHHQGSVLVPAAMIGALLMLVADFIGQFLLPARYPVGVVTGVLGAPFLLYLVIRENQRGASS
- a CDS encoding LysR substrate-binding domain-containing protein, which produces MKLNYDLNLLRTFHALYLEQNVTRAGERLHLSQPSVSAALSRLRELFNDPLFIRDRQRMRPTEKADHLFPTIEAALTDLDGLINSERHFDHTTENRHFEIAANDYFEVLILPQLATILREQAPGITIQVRRLSQDMSEAGVMSGTTDLAFGRQVDPPENLVVREVITEGIDCLVGNGHPLLERLDGEGRMSKADFEQHAHVLVQPHTRLKSGIFKQLEGQGLKREVALAVTYFMAVPSLLERSPLIASLPTGLCQHFCRQFAVTRVAPPVAFASFPFHLSWHRRYQKDPAHRWIREQIIKCCQRLAVGQQVLA
- a CDS encoding iron-siderophore ABC transporter substrate-binding protein; translated protein: MPAAQAHESHSSQADTHTSSLVSDVTETTAQYPLTIQHAFGTTVIEKKPQRIATVAWANHEVPLALGVVPVGFPRQAFGDDDGDGMMPWVKARLDELGGDAANLYDEGDGIDFEAVAASEPDVILAAYSGLSEADYNTLSKIAPVVARPGPRWSSSWRDMIRLDSAGMGMAAEGEALIERLEAQVAENVASHPEIQGKSIIVISHIDPTNLSRIAFYNDNDARVRFFHELGMVSPQFVTETAVDGRFAGQISAERLDELADVDIVLTYGGQALVDRLNEHLLTSRLPAIQQDAVVLLENGPMGTAANPTPLSIPWVLDDYVDLLSIAANKAD
- a CDS encoding FecCD family ABC transporter permease, whose amino-acid sequence is MTLSVMFGARATSWSDITGLLDGSLDTMAEAAVASRLPRTLLAIMAGAALGVSGAAMQGVTRNPLADPGLLGVNAGAALAVVIGIAWFGIELASDYLWLAIVGAGVSAVVVYLIASLGRGGATPLRLALSGAVVSAALSSLTSAIILPRADIGGLIQSWLIGGVGGATLDQITPALPFVISGLLICGLSARKLNMLALGDDMASGLGERVALVRLMAALGAILLCGGITAVCGPIAFVGLVVPHVCRLVVGSDYRWVVPLSALAGALLLTSADIAGRLIARPAELDVGIMTALVGAPAFLWIVRRHKVKSL
- a CDS encoding TonB-dependent siderophore receptor, translated to MAHSLRRPGFTRSPLAISIALATSSLLSATAFADETQKLESMTIVGEAQTGTTEETQTYTVGSSTSANGLTLSPRETPQSVSFLTRQQMDDEALTSTTEAVNRLPGVSSNRLDGTRASFQSRGYTIRNFQFDGQQSNTSGFWPFGDAEWDTAIYDRVEVVRGATGLMTGVGDPSATVNFVRKKPLDEAAASVTGAVGSWDRRRGVVDVSTPLDDAGKVGVRFVAAKDRSDSFMDDVENDRETLYGVIAAELTPDTELNVGVEYQRYDQDGAYLGVPLYYTDGTRTDFDQSVANNTEWAHFFTENTRGFADLTHYFANGWKATAAYSHGDANYGLTYNYRGGYVDRDNGILYYDSNRQYPTTSYLVDYRGDRTQKNLNLSAEGPFKLFGREHQLGFGYMQLKEEYEIWSRTPAGSVPALGSFTDRDDPALAEPEWGEWGLTDDTETQQEGFYAVTRFSLADPVHLILGARLTDWEIDQDYRGERSYEYNDEFTPYAGLIVDITDNLTAYTSYTQIFNTQSERAPDGALLDPLEGTSYEAGLKAELFNDRADVSFAVFRSEQDNLAVEIPGVYVDGTTDQAYTESDGAVVEGFELEVAGEVAPGINLSASYALVDAEDSDGSQLNTSYPRQQAKVYATWQLPGDWSRLTLGAGGTWQGDTYRNADTPTGSEKVGQGDVFLANAMARYRFNDNFSTQLNVSNLFDEEYYTQQGFYSQYLYGAPRSALLSMTYDF
- a CDS encoding SDR family oxidoreductase, whose protein sequence is MSDVKTEAQGEKIVLITGASSGIGEATARTLVKAGHKVVATARRKERLDALVEELGSDKVLAIAADATDYDQLAKVVEQAVAHHGRLDVAFANAGTGVSQAGTENGDPEEWKRVIDININALLWTAHATLPHLRERKGHFILTSSVAGRANHAGSIYSSSKWFAYGFGQNLAMEMAEWQGRCTTITPGMVNTAFFDQPKPDKLDPQDVADAVLYAISASPRANIREVHLMPTY
- a CDS encoding ABC transporter ATP-binding protein, whose product is MTQPSSCTSGLGVTDLAAGYAERPVLSGIDLDIAPGKTTAIVGANACGKSTLLRTLSRLLTPARGEVLLDGKSIHRLPARQLAQRLGLLSQSPIAPEGITVLDLVCRGRHPHQKLFQRWRHEDDSAVLEALNATDTASLAERPVDELSGGQRQRVWIAMALAQQTDILLLDEPTTFLDINHQVEVLDLLTDLNHARGTTIVMVLHELNLAARYADVLIALSEGRIYAHGSPETVLTREMVKDVFGMQSHISPDPVTGKPMMTPLGRHGLTPRAPVLE